The Actinomycetes bacterium genome includes a window with the following:
- a CDS encoding trypsin-like peptidase domain-containing protein, whose product MTDEQRRPDEAAPDDSPWWARSPQEAWAAAPEQSHAHERPHAAEQAAAAETSAPAERSSPAEAPGPGHEAPPAADREPAAQAGSASYDPWSDTEVIDRGPYDPWALTDTIGQDRSKEKGRPARTPVLVALAAAVALVAGSVGGAVGYLLAERDDGGVTVDGSNLGSAPARSVDRPARSIPGVAARVLPSVVQIKVDTSQGLATGSGFVLDDEGLLVTNNHVVDGAEGAVDVSFVDGTTAPADVVGTSASYDIAVLRVDAENLPALPLGNSDSVVVGDPVVAIGSPLGLSGTVTSGIVSAKNRPVTAGDEGGGDSAYINAIQTDAAINPGNSGGPLVNLEGEVVGVNSAIATVGGSLTGETGGNIGVGFAIPINQVRRTVEQIIDTGEAQFPIIGASLDGGYDGDGARIATTSAADGTPPIVPDGPAEQAGLQPGDVILAIDGTAVGDSSELIVAIRSRQPGDTVRLTVRRGDDEREVTVTLGATEG is encoded by the coding sequence ATGACCGACGAGCAGCGCCGCCCGGACGAGGCCGCGCCGGACGACTCGCCCTGGTGGGCGCGCTCGCCGCAGGAAGCGTGGGCTGCCGCACCGGAGCAGTCCCACGCACATGAGCGGCCCCACGCAGCGGAGCAGGCCGCCGCGGCGGAGACGTCCGCCCCGGCGGAGAGGTCGTCCCCCGCGGAGGCCCCCGGCCCCGGCCACGAGGCACCTCCGGCCGCCGACCGGGAGCCGGCGGCGCAGGCGGGCTCCGCGTCGTACGACCCCTGGTCGGACACCGAGGTGATCGACCGCGGGCCCTATGACCCGTGGGCCCTCACCGACACCATCGGCCAGGACCGTTCGAAGGAGAAGGGCCGACCGGCCAGGACCCCGGTGCTGGTGGCCCTCGCCGCGGCGGTCGCCCTCGTGGCGGGCAGCGTGGGCGGAGCGGTCGGCTACCTGCTCGCCGAGCGGGACGACGGTGGCGTCACCGTGGACGGGTCCAACCTCGGCAGCGCACCGGCGCGCAGCGTCGACCGGCCGGCCCGCAGCATCCCCGGGGTGGCCGCCCGCGTGCTGCCGAGCGTGGTCCAGATCAAGGTCGACACCTCCCAGGGCCTGGCCACCGGCTCGGGGTTCGTCCTGGACGACGAGGGCCTGCTGGTCACCAACAACCACGTCGTCGACGGTGCGGAAGGCGCGGTTGACGTGTCGTTCGTCGACGGCACCACGGCCCCCGCGGACGTCGTGGGCACCTCGGCGAGCTATGACATCGCGGTGCTGAGGGTGGACGCGGAGAACCTCCCTGCACTGCCGCTGGGCAACTCCGACTCGGTCGTCGTCGGCGACCCGGTCGTGGCGATCGGGTCGCCGCTGGGGCTGTCCGGCACCGTCACCAGCGGCATCGTCAGCGCCAAGAACCGTCCGGTGACCGCGGGAGACGAGGGCGGCGGTGACAGCGCCTACATCAACGCGATCCAGACCGACGCCGCGATCAACCCGGGCAACTCCGGCGGGCCGCTTGTCAACCTCGAGGGCGAGGTCGTCGGCGTCAACTCCGCGATCGCCACCGTCGGCGGCAGCCTTACCGGCGAGACCGGCGGCAACATCGGCGTGGGGTTCGCTATCCCGATCAACCAGGTGCGACGCACGGTGGAGCAGATCATCGACACCGGCGAGGCGCAGTTCCCGATCATCGGCGCGAGCCTCGACGGCGGCTATGACGGCGACGGCGCCCGCATCGCCACGACCTCGGCTGCCGACGGCACCCCGCCGATCGTGCCGGACGGGCCGGCCGAGCAGGCCGGCCTGCAGCCGGGCGACGTGATCCTGGCCATCGACGGCACGGCGGTGGGCGACAGCTCCGAGCTGATCGTGGCGATCCGCAGCCGCCAGCCGGGGGACACGGTGCGGCTCACCGTCCGCCGGGGCGACGACGAGCGCGAGGTCACCGTCACGCTCGGCGCCACGGAGGGATGA
- a CDS encoding sigma-E factor regulatory protein RseB domain-containing protein — protein MRRLAPAVGATVAVLLVGSLALFVLLVGPPGEPARDDADRPDRTRPRPDVDPAARALLRAASAGPAAWAYEGTQMASAWEPGAASRVATFEVAHDPRDVTTTWWDPRRPDRVHTAVPSRPSLLGTGAVGLLVRHYSVRSDGSEDVAGRPTAVVAAYRPGTAADDVVARFWLDEESGVVLRREVYAPSGRATRQSVFLDIDLWEADGDGESGGDGDSGDADSVPSPAATDDGRPWPTAMDAAAVARMSSYGWNCPRHLPGPLQLVDARRGGKDSPIVHLSYADGIASISVFQQHGRLDPASVAGYRRTEVDGDQVWVRDSVPRRIVWSSGGQVYTVVADAPQRTVDRAVVLLHERADQGEGGPVDRLGRGLDRVASWFNPFE, from the coding sequence GTGAGACGGCTCGCACCGGCCGTCGGGGCCACGGTCGCCGTGCTCCTCGTGGGGTCGCTGGCGCTGTTCGTGCTCCTCGTCGGGCCGCCCGGGGAGCCCGCGCGCGACGACGCCGACCGCCCGGACCGGACCCGCCCGCGGCCCGACGTCGACCCGGCCGCCCGTGCCTTGCTGCGCGCCGCTTCCGCGGGCCCGGCAGCCTGGGCGTACGAGGGGACGCAGATGGCGTCCGCCTGGGAGCCAGGAGCCGCGTCCCGGGTCGCCACCTTCGAGGTGGCCCACGACCCGCGGGACGTCACCACCACCTGGTGGGACCCGAGGCGCCCTGACCGGGTGCATACGGCCGTCCCCTCCCGGCCCTCGTTGCTAGGCACCGGCGCCGTCGGCCTGCTGGTGCGGCACTACTCGGTGCGCAGCGACGGCTCCGAGGACGTGGCCGGCCGGCCGACCGCCGTCGTGGCCGCCTACCGCCCCGGCACCGCCGCCGACGACGTCGTGGCCCGGTTCTGGCTGGACGAGGAGTCCGGCGTCGTCCTGCGGCGCGAGGTCTACGCCCCGTCCGGCCGGGCGACCCGCCAGAGCGTGTTCCTCGACATCGACCTGTGGGAGGCCGACGGGGACGGGGAGAGCGGCGGGGACGGGGACAGCGGCGACGCGGACAGCGTGCCCAGCCCGGCCGCCACCGACGACGGGCGGCCCTGGCCGACGGCGATGGACGCGGCCGCGGTCGCGCGGATGAGCAGCTACGGCTGGAACTGCCCGCGGCACCTGCCAGGCCCCCTGCAGCTGGTGGACGCCCGCCGCGGCGGCAAGGACTCCCCGATCGTGCACCTCAGCTACGCCGACGGCATCGCCAGCATCTCGGTGTTCCAGCAGCACGGCCGGCTCGACCCGGCGAGCGTGGCCGGCTACCGGCGCACCGAGGTCGACGGCGACCAGGTCTGGGTCCGGGACTCGGTGCCGCGCCGCATCGTGTGGTCCAGCGGCGGACAGGTCTACACCGTCGTCGCGGACGCGCCGCAGCGTACGGTGGACCGAGCAGTCGTGCTGCTGCACGAGCGCGCGGACCAGGGTGAGGGCGGCCCGGTGGACCGGCTGGGCCGTGGCCTGGACCGGGTGGCCTCCTGGTTCAACCCGTTCGAGTAG
- a CDS encoding zf-HC2 domain-containing protein encodes MTHLGDRIAALVDGELGHQDRDRALAHVAHCARCREELDEQRAVRALLAGSAAPAPSAQTVEALLSLAAPGGPLPPRARTMPQGPLVPELPPPGRFGRSGNRPPRGSRDPQRAADRADSRRPGDAAARRQRSAGRGRLVAAGALSVAGLVLGTAFVAGGTENGGGPVVTPVAQLTVEHGRTATAVTVGDPAFGLTAGLTGLPSGIGEPTSSGR; translated from the coding sequence ATGACCCACCTCGGCGACCGCATCGCTGCGCTGGTCGACGGCGAGCTCGGGCACCAGGACCGCGACCGCGCGCTGGCCCATGTCGCCCACTGCGCCCGGTGCCGCGAGGAGCTCGACGAGCAGCGGGCGGTCCGCGCCCTGCTGGCCGGCAGCGCCGCGCCGGCGCCCTCGGCCCAGACGGTGGAGGCGCTGCTCTCGCTCGCGGCGCCGGGCGGGCCGCTGCCGCCGCGGGCCCGCACCATGCCGCAGGGCCCGCTGGTCCCCGAGCTGCCGCCGCCGGGTCGGTTCGGCCGCTCGGGAAATCGCCCGCCGCGCGGGTCCCGCGACCCGCAGCGCGCGGCCGACCGGGCCGACTCACGGCGCCCCGGCGACGCGGCCGCCCGCCGGCAGAGGTCCGCCGGGAGGGGCCGGCTGGTCGCCGCCGGCGCCCTGTCCGTGGCCGGTCTGGTGCTGGGCACCGCGTTCGTCGCCGGCGGTACCGAGAACGGCGGCGGGCCGGTCGTCACGCCGGTCGCCCAGCTGACCGTCGAGCACGGCCGCACGGCCACCGCCGTGACGGTCGGCGACCCCGCGTTCGGCCTCACGGCCGGCCTGACCGGGCTCCCGTCGGGGATCGGCGAGCCCACCTCGTCCGGACGGTGA
- the sigE gene encoding RNA polymerase sigma factor SigE, which produces MGAVAVAGRPARPVRLTSRSGRAEGARVAEPTPQPGTPDAALPAVDASNASDASVAAWTPPSWDEIVQTHSARVYRLAYRLTGNPHDAADLTQDVFVRVFRSLSTYSPGTFEGWLHRITTNLFLDQVRRKQRIRFDALGEDAGERLAARDAGPAQVYDDNHFDDDVQRALDDLPPDFRAAVVLCDIEGLSYEEIAATLGIKLGTVRSRIHRGRSQLRSALEHRAPGRRPVEERPE; this is translated from the coding sequence ATGGGTGCAGTGGCCGTCGCAGGACGACCAGCGCGACCGGTACGGCTCACCAGCCGCTCCGGCCGGGCGGAAGGAGCGCGGGTGGCCGAGCCGACCCCGCAGCCCGGCACGCCCGACGCCGCCCTCCCGGCCGTGGACGCCTCGAACGCCTCGGACGCCTCGGTGGCGGCCTGGACGCCGCCGAGCTGGGACGAGATCGTCCAGACCCACTCCGCGCGGGTCTACCGGCTGGCCTACCGGCTCACCGGCAACCCGCACGACGCCGCCGACCTGACCCAGGACGTCTTCGTCCGAGTCTTCCGGTCGCTCTCGACCTACAGCCCAGGCACCTTCGAGGGCTGGCTGCACCGCATCACCACCAACCTGTTCCTGGACCAGGTCCGCCGCAAGCAGCGGATCCGCTTCGACGCGCTGGGCGAGGACGCCGGTGAGCGCCTCGCGGCCCGCGACGCCGGCCCGGCCCAGGTCTACGACGACAACCACTTCGACGACGACGTCCAGCGGGCCCTGGACGACCTGCCGCCCGACTTCCGGGCCGCGGTAGTCCTGTGCGACATCGAGGGCCTCTCCTACGAGGAGATCGCTGCCACGCTGGGCATCAAGCTCGGCACCGTCCGCAGCCGCATCCACCGCGGCCGGTCCCAGCTGCGCTCCGCTCTCGAGCACCGGGCGCCGGGCCGCCGGCCGGTCGAGGAGCGTCCGGAATGA
- a CDS encoding O-methyltransferase — MTTRREAAITGIAATSWTYAEEFVVEDEVLTTARGKGVELGCQPIGQGGGAALAVLAAAIGAKAVVEIGTGAGVGSVWLLRGMRPDGVLTTIDVEPEHHRAARETIAEAGIASNRVRLISGEALDVLPRLTDGAYDLVFCDADKQEYPGYLEQALRLLRPGGVVAFDNALWHDRVADPTQRDEDTTAVRELGRAVREDERLTTALLPAGDGLLVAVKTA, encoded by the coding sequence ATGACCACCCGCCGGGAGGCCGCCATCACCGGGATCGCTGCGACGAGCTGGACCTACGCCGAGGAGTTCGTGGTGGAGGACGAGGTCCTGACCACCGCCCGCGGCAAGGGCGTCGAGCTGGGCTGCCAGCCGATCGGCCAGGGGGGCGGGGCCGCCCTCGCGGTCCTGGCCGCCGCCATCGGCGCCAAGGCGGTCGTGGAGATCGGCACCGGGGCCGGCGTGGGCTCGGTGTGGCTGCTCCGCGGGATGCGGCCGGACGGGGTCCTCACGACCATCGACGTGGAGCCCGAGCACCACCGGGCGGCCCGCGAGACCATCGCCGAGGCCGGCATCGCGTCGAACCGGGTGCGGCTGATCTCCGGCGAGGCGCTCGACGTCCTGCCCCGGCTCACCGACGGCGCCTACGACCTCGTCTTCTGCGACGCCGACAAGCAGGAGTACCCCGGCTACCTGGAGCAGGCGCTGCGGCTGCTGCGACCCGGCGGCGTCGTGGCGTTCGACAACGCGCTCTGGCACGACCGGGTCGCCGACCCGACCCAGCGGGACGAGGACACGACCGCGGTGCGCGAGCTGGGTCGCGCGGTGCGCGAGGACGAGCGGCTGACCACCGCCCTGCTCCCGGCGGGCGACGGGCTGCTCGTCGCGGTCAAGACCGCCTAG
- a CDS encoding leucyl aminopeptidase: MALPGLTVETAPLTGTTAEVVALAVRSVDGRPAASEDAVALARSLGLHLATGLERARAKGDAGEVVELAVTDPAVPTRRLLLVGVGAGSPLHLRRAGAAAARRAAGAGTLATDLAAGRDEAAVRAVVEGALLAAYRFRAEGAARDPRTAPVGGITVHVGRGSPARGAARAVEQATVAATAAHRARDLANTPSQLKDPAWLARQARDLGRRAGLEVTVRDQRALEAEGFGGILAVGAGSARPPRLVELAYRPGGRRLPHVVLVGKGITFDSGGLSLKPREAMVPMKTDMAAGGAVIAAMAALRDAGVRARVTALVPAAENLPGGSALRPQDVVTHYGGRTVEVLNTDAEGRLVLADALAYADAHLDPDLLVDLATLTGAASLGLGRRHAALYSTDEELAVGLIAAGESSGERLWRMPLVEDYRSAMDSDVADLRNTSGDPHVSGGSITAALFLREFTGGRPWAHLDIAGPARADRDEHEVTRGGTGFGARLLVRWLEGLAGRPS; the protein is encoded by the coding sequence GTGGCCCTACCCGGGCTGACCGTCGAGACCGCGCCGCTGACCGGCACCACCGCCGAGGTGGTGGCCCTGGCGGTGCGGTCGGTCGACGGGAGGCCGGCCGCGAGCGAGGACGCCGTCGCGCTCGCCCGGAGCCTGGGGCTGCACCTGGCGACCGGCCTGGAGCGGGCTCGGGCCAAGGGTGACGCCGGCGAGGTCGTCGAGCTGGCGGTCACCGACCCCGCCGTGCCGACCCGGCGCCTGCTGCTGGTCGGTGTCGGGGCGGGGTCGCCGCTGCACCTGCGCCGAGCCGGGGCGGCGGCCGCCCGACGCGCCGCCGGCGCCGGCACGCTCGCGACCGACCTGGCCGCCGGCCGGGACGAGGCCGCCGTCCGGGCCGTGGTGGAGGGGGCACTGCTCGCGGCGTACCGGTTCCGCGCCGAGGGAGCCGCCCGCGACCCGAGGACCGCCCCGGTGGGCGGCATCACGGTGCACGTCGGCCGGGGCTCGCCGGCCCGGGGCGCTGCCCGAGCCGTCGAGCAGGCCACCGTCGCCGCGACCGCTGCCCATCGCGCCCGCGACCTCGCCAACACCCCGTCGCAGCTCAAGGACCCGGCCTGGCTGGCCCGCCAGGCCCGCGACCTCGGGCGGCGTGCCGGGCTCGAGGTGACGGTGCGCGACCAGCGGGCACTGGAGGCCGAGGGGTTCGGCGGCATCCTCGCCGTCGGCGCCGGGTCGGCCCGGCCGCCGCGGCTGGTGGAGCTGGCCTACCGGCCAGGCGGCCGGCGGCTGCCCCATGTCGTGCTGGTGGGCAAGGGCATCACGTTCGACTCCGGCGGCCTGTCGCTCAAGCCGCGCGAGGCGATGGTGCCGATGAAGACCGACATGGCCGCGGGCGGAGCCGTCATCGCTGCGATGGCCGCCCTGCGCGACGCGGGCGTGCGGGCCCGGGTCACCGCCCTGGTGCCCGCGGCCGAGAACCTCCCCGGGGGGTCGGCCCTGCGGCCGCAGGACGTCGTCACGCACTACGGCGGGCGCACCGTCGAGGTGCTCAACACCGACGCCGAGGGGCGGCTGGTGCTCGCCGACGCCCTCGCCTACGCCGACGCCCACCTCGACCCCGACCTGCTCGTCGACCTGGCCACCCTGACCGGTGCGGCGTCGCTGGGGCTGGGCCGCCGGCACGCGGCCCTCTACAGCACCGACGAGGAGCTGGCCGTCGGCCTGATCGCGGCCGGCGAGAGCAGCGGCGAGCGCCTGTGGCGGATGCCGCTCGTCGAGGACTACCGGTCGGCCATGGACTCCGACGTCGCCGACCTGCGCAACACCTCGGGCGACCCGCACGTGTCCGGCGGGTCGATCACGGCGGCGCTGTTCCTGCGCGAGTTCACCGGCGGCCGGCCGTGGGCCCACCTCGACATCGCCGGGCCGGCCCGCGCCGACCGGGACGAGCACGAGGTGACCCGGGGCGGCACCGGCTTCGGCGCCCGGCTGCTGGTGCGCTGGCTGGAGGGTTTGGCGGGCCGACCGTCCTAG
- a CDS encoding DUF3117 domain-containing protein, translated as MAAMKPRTGDGPLEVTKEGRGIVMRVPLEGGGRLVVELSADEAGALGDALKTAVG; from the coding sequence ATGGCGGCCATGAAGCCGCGAACGGGCGACGGTCCGCTCGAGGTCACCAAGGAGGGGCGAGGCATCGTCATGCGCGTCCCGCTCGAGGGTGGCGGGCGACTCGTCGTCGAGCTCTCGGCCGACGAGGCCGGTGCGCTCGGAGACGCGCTCAAGACCGCGGTCGGCTGA
- a CDS encoding PaaX family transcriptional regulator C-terminal domain-containing protein, whose product MNARSALFDLYGDHLRSRGGRAPVAALVRLLAPLGVAAPAVRTAVSRMVRQGWLHPVRLDGGPGYELTPRAVRRLDDAATRIYRTQAHGWEGIWHLAVTSLPGERSRRDRVRAGMTFLGFAQLDDATWIGPRWSEEVDSLLEVEGVRAERFTARHDGDSIGLVRRAWDVEGLARAYARWLSDAESLVSAAGPDPDDETAFATRSRLVHEWRKFLFLDPGLPRALLPDDWPGEKSAEFFDSESERLRPGATRFVDSCLTLAP is encoded by the coding sequence GTGAACGCGCGATCGGCCCTGTTCGACCTCTACGGCGACCACCTGCGGTCGCGTGGCGGGCGGGCACCAGTCGCCGCCCTGGTGCGGCTGCTCGCCCCTCTCGGGGTGGCCGCACCCGCCGTGCGCACCGCGGTGTCGCGCATGGTGCGGCAGGGCTGGCTGCACCCGGTCCGGCTCGACGGCGGACCGGGCTACGAGCTCACCCCGCGGGCGGTGCGCCGCCTCGACGACGCCGCGACCCGCATCTACCGGACGCAGGCCCACGGCTGGGAGGGCATCTGGCACCTGGCGGTCACGTCGCTCCCCGGCGAGCGCAGCCGGCGCGACCGGGTCCGGGCCGGCATGACGTTCCTCGGCTTCGCGCAGCTCGACGACGCGACGTGGATCGGGCCGCGGTGGTCGGAGGAGGTCGACTCGCTGCTCGAGGTCGAGGGCGTGCGCGCCGAGCGCTTCACCGCCCGCCACGACGGCGACTCGATCGGCCTGGTCCGCCGGGCGTGGGACGTCGAGGGACTGGCCCGGGCGTACGCCCGATGGCTCTCGGACGCGGAGTCCCTCGTCTCGGCCGCGGGGCCGGACCCCGACGACGAGACGGCCTTCGCCACCCGCTCGCGGCTGGTCCACGAGTGGCGAAAGTTCCTCTTCCTCGACCCGGGCCTGCCCCGTGCGCTGCTCCCCGACGACTGGCCCGGCGAGAAGTCGGCCGAGTTCTTCGACTCGGAGAGCGAGCGGCTGCGCCCGGGGGCGACCCGCTTCGTCGACAGCTGCCTGACGCTGGCACCCTGA
- a CDS encoding enoyl-CoA hydratase-related protein, which produces MPDVLRLETSDAVATVTLDRPDAMNALDTELKVALRDTLAALAEDDAVRAVLLTGSGRAFCVGQDLAEHAGNLRDDRDAVWSTVPEHYTPIATLLATMPKPVVAAVNGTAAGAGAAFAFACDFRVAAESAKFTMAFSAVGLSADSGSSWTLPRLVGLAKAKELLMLGPTLTAAQAYELGLLTEVVPADQVTTRARELAGRLAQGPTLALGAIRQALAYSAGHGLAESLAFEQQMMELTGSSDDHVGAVESFLQKQTPVFEGR; this is translated from the coding sequence GTGCCCGACGTCCTGCGCCTCGAGACCTCCGACGCCGTCGCGACCGTGACCCTGGACCGGCCGGACGCGATGAACGCCCTCGACACCGAGCTGAAGGTCGCGCTGCGCGACACCCTGGCCGCGCTCGCCGAGGACGACGCGGTGCGCGCCGTGCTCCTGACCGGGAGCGGACGCGCGTTCTGCGTCGGGCAGGACCTGGCTGAGCACGCCGGCAACCTGCGCGACGACCGGGACGCCGTGTGGTCGACGGTGCCTGAGCACTACACGCCGATCGCCACCCTGCTGGCGACGATGCCGAAGCCGGTCGTCGCCGCGGTCAACGGCACGGCGGCCGGGGCGGGCGCGGCCTTCGCGTTCGCCTGCGACTTCCGGGTCGCGGCCGAGTCCGCGAAGTTCACGATGGCGTTCTCGGCGGTCGGGCTCTCCGCGGACTCCGGGTCGTCGTGGACGCTGCCGCGGCTCGTGGGGCTGGCGAAGGCCAAGGAGCTGCTCATGCTCGGCCCTACCCTCACCGCCGCCCAGGCGTACGAGCTGGGCCTGCTCACCGAGGTGGTCCCGGCCGACCAGGTGACCACCCGGGCGCGGGAGCTGGCCGGGCGCCTGGCGCAGGGTCCGACGCTGGCGCTCGGGGCGATCCGCCAGGCGCTCGCCTACTCGGCCGGGCACGGCCTGGCCGAGTCGCTCGCCTTCGAGCAGCAGATGATGGAGCTCACCGGCTCGTCGGACGACCACGTCGGCGCGGTGGAGTCCTTCCTGCAGAAGCAGACGCCGGTCTTCGAGGGCCGCTGA
- a CDS encoding nuclear transport factor 2 family protein, with amino-acid sequence MAAEDNLRTIEALYAALDRGDGETMAGLYAPEATFTDPVFVGLSDGEPGDMWRMLTARAQDMSVELVGRDAEADRGTAHWVARYTFGQTGRPVLNDVRSVFRFDRSGRIVDQQDDFDFWRWARQALGRSGLLLGWTPVLQHQVRDRARAGLEAFRNR; translated from the coding sequence GTGGCCGCGGAGGACAACCTGCGGACGATCGAGGCGCTCTACGCCGCCCTCGACCGCGGCGACGGGGAGACCATGGCCGGGCTCTACGCGCCGGAGGCCACCTTCACCGACCCGGTCTTCGTCGGGCTCTCCGACGGCGAGCCGGGCGACATGTGGCGGATGCTCACCGCCCGCGCCCAGGACATGTCGGTCGAGCTGGTCGGGCGCGACGCGGAGGCCGACCGCGGCACGGCGCACTGGGTCGCGCGCTACACCTTCGGCCAGACCGGCCGGCCGGTCCTCAACGACGTCCGCTCGGTGTTCCGCTTCGACCGGAGCGGCCGCATCGTCGACCAGCAGGACGACTTCGACTTCTGGCGCTGGGCCCGCCAGGCGCTCGGCCGCAGCGGCCTGCTGCTCGGCTGGACGCCGGTGCTGCAGCACCAGGTGCGGGACCGGGCCCGGGCCGGCCTCGAGGCCTTCCGCAACCGCTGA
- a CDS encoding DNA-3-methyladenine glycosylase I, which translates to MTGPVPGPDGRPRCPWGAGPSTDYLSYHDEEWGRPLHGDTELFERVSLEAFQSGLSWLTILRKRPAFRAAFAGFDPAVVATFDIDDETRLLADAGIVRNRAKVAATIANARAVLALDRSLSELLWSFAPDPPRAAPRTSADVPAVTPESTAMAKALKREGFRFVGPTTAYALMQATGMVNDHLAGCDFR; encoded by the coding sequence GTGACGGGCCCGGTCCCGGGGCCGGACGGCCGGCCACGCTGCCCGTGGGGTGCCGGGCCGTCGACCGACTACCTGAGCTACCACGACGAGGAGTGGGGCCGGCCGCTGCACGGGGACACCGAGCTCTTCGAGCGGGTCAGCCTCGAGGCCTTCCAGTCCGGCCTGTCCTGGCTGACCATCCTGCGCAAGCGGCCGGCCTTCCGGGCCGCCTTCGCCGGCTTCGACCCGGCCGTGGTCGCGACCTTCGACATCGACGACGAGACGCGCCTGCTCGCCGACGCGGGCATCGTGCGCAACCGGGCCAAGGTCGCGGCCACCATCGCCAACGCGCGAGCCGTCCTCGCGCTGGACAGGTCGCTGAGCGAGCTGCTGTGGTCTTTCGCGCCGGACCCTCCAAGGGCTGCGCCACGCACGTCGGCCGACGTGCCGGCGGTCACCCCCGAGTCGACCGCCATGGCCAAGGCGCTCAAGCGCGAGGGGTTCCGCTTCGTGGGGCCGACCACGGCGTACGCCCTCATGCAGGCGACCGGCATGGTGAACGACCACCTCGCCGGCTGCGACTTCCGCTGA
- a CDS encoding SRPBCC family protein, translating to MAELVLTQDVDAPAEQVWEALTDWAAHDRWMLLTRAEGDRAEGGEIRAFTGIGRLGFLDTMTITVWEPPRRAVVRHTGKVVRGSGAFEVEDLGAGRSRVVWSEWVLLPLGAIGQLVWPVARIPLRVLLQVSLRRLARYVVAQP from the coding sequence ATGGCCGAGCTCGTCCTGACCCAGGACGTCGACGCTCCCGCCGAGCAGGTCTGGGAGGCCCTCACCGACTGGGCGGCCCATGACCGGTGGATGCTGCTGACCCGCGCCGAGGGCGACCGGGCCGAGGGCGGCGAGATCAGGGCCTTCACCGGCATCGGCCGGCTCGGCTTCCTCGACACGATGACCATCACCGTCTGGGAGCCGCCGCGCCGGGCCGTGGTCCGGCACACCGGCAAGGTCGTCCGCGGCTCGGGTGCGTTCGAGGTCGAGGACCTCGGCGCCGGCCGCTCCCGTGTCGTGTGGTCGGAGTGGGTGCTGCTGCCTCTCGGCGCCATCGGGCAGCTCGTCTGGCCGGTGGCGCGCATCCCGCTGCGCGTGCTGCTGCAGGTGTCGTTGCGCCGCCTCGCGCGGTACGTCGTCGCGCAGCCGTGA
- a CDS encoding DivIVA domain-containing protein produces the protein MSILLLLVLLGVIAAIAVVAAGRGGSLPDADPDRSSRGVLPSGPVDRAAVNGLRFTLAFRGYRMNEVDDVLDRLLDELDERDRRIAELEGRTWPSSS, from the coding sequence GTGTCCATCCTGCTGCTCCTGGTCCTGCTGGGCGTGATCGCGGCCATCGCGGTCGTGGCCGCCGGCCGTGGCGGGTCGCTGCCCGACGCCGACCCGGACCGCTCGTCCCGCGGCGTGCTGCCGAGCGGCCCGGTCGACCGGGCCGCCGTCAACGGCCTCCGGTTCACCCTCGCCTTCCGCGGCTACCGCATGAACGAGGTGGACGACGTGCTGGACCGGCTCCTCGACGAGCTCGACGAGCGCGACCGCCGGATCGCCGAGCTGGAGGGACGCACATGGCCGAGCTCGTCCTGA